A stretch of Ipomoea triloba cultivar NCNSP0323 chromosome 11, ASM357664v1 DNA encodes these proteins:
- the LOC115995948 gene encoding GEM-like protein 4, whose product MKQNQMKSRIGDNLQVPINYWPVLLNHQSSTKQALPSSATQCHLSSSSKLRNGAVRLRPKITDTLKGKLILGAKLLQAGGVEKVFKKRFSAKEGEKLLKASQCYLSTTSGPMPGLLFVSTHKLSFLSERSIKIPSSTGKSMRMHYKVSIPISKIKRANESENLKNPSEKYIQVVTEDHFEFWFMWFPHHQRTLKYLQNAISQIQYS is encoded by the coding sequence ATGAAGCAAAATCAGatgaaatcaagaattgggGACAACCTGCAAGTTCCCATCAACTACTGGCCAGTTTTATTGAATCATCAGAGCTCAACAAAACAGGCACTTCCTAGTTCTGCCACCCAATGCCATCTGTCTTCCAGTTCAAAACTAAGAAATGGTGCAGTGAGATTAAGGCCAAAGATAACGGACACTCTGAAGGGAAAGCTGATCCTTGGGGCAAAACTTCTCCAAGCAGGTGGCGTCGAAAAAGTGTTCAAGAAGAGATTCAGTGCTAAAGAAGGGGAAAAGCTGTTGAAGGCGTCTCAATGTTATTTATCAACAACATCTGGTCCAATGCCTGGCCTACTCTTTGTTTCTACTCACAAACTTTCCTTCCTCAGTGAGAGATCAATCAAAATACCTTCTTCAACTGGAAAGTCCATGAGAATGCATTATAAGGTGTCAATCCCAATTTCAAAAATTAAGAGAGCAAATGAAAGTGAGAATTTGAAGAATCCATCAGAGAAGTATATACAAGTAGTCACAGAAGATCATTTTGAGTTCTGGTTTATGTGGTTCCCACATCATCAAAGAACCTTAAAATATCTCCAAAATGCAATTTCTCAGATTCAGTATTCTTAG